Proteins co-encoded in one Arachis hypogaea cultivar Tifrunner chromosome 11, arahy.Tifrunner.gnm2.J5K5, whole genome shotgun sequence genomic window:
- the LOC112720960 gene encoding F-box/FBD/LRR-repeat protein At2g26030-like, whose amino-acid sequence MDRISALPDSLIGHILSFLPTKTAVSTSLLSRRWRYLWQHLQDFNFQLDQDDQDQDQDEGEGEQYHWSFVHFSAFVNGVLVQRRNRDIRKFRLLSSYAVEGSFHERSLNYWLLAAIGPQLQHLDLSLYVVGPYNFMWFPSSSVLRGIFSCTSLISLTLDGLICVKNISSVHLPALRTMRLSIGGSFPMDKIFSGCPLLEDLYLHFNVRNTPKINFPNSLKRLEVHGCKLSTPREVEVEIDAPALEYLTFFLFIGLSQFTVNNLHNVKVADLNLCPRECQGEDHLYYIHMLLNALNRVKKLHLRSSTIEVLSKLTISHITHLVDLIYHGGDDSLIS is encoded by the exons atggacaGGATTAGTGCCCTACCGGACTCCCTCATCGGCCACATTCTGTCCTTCCTCCCCACCAAAACCGCCGTTTCCACCAGCCTCCTCTCTCGCAGGTGGCGCTACCTCTGGCAGCATCTCCAAGACTTCAACTTCCAACTCGACCAAGACGACCAGGACCAGGACCAGGACGAGGGCGAGGGCGAGCAATACCACTGGTCCTTCGTGCACTTTTCTGCTTTCGTAAACGGAGTTCTTGTGCAGCGTAGGAATCGAGACATCCGCAAGTTCCGTCTCTTATCCAGCTACGCCGTTGAAGGCTCGTTCCATGAACGTTCTCTGAATTACTGGTTGCTTGCTGCCATTGGACCTCAACTCCAGCACCTTGATCTTTCTTTGTATGTTGTGGGTCCATACAACTTCATGTGGTTTCCTTCTTCCAGCGTCCTACGTGGCATCTTCAGTTGCACTTCTCTCATTTCACTCACTTTGGATGGTTTAATATGCGTCAAGAATATCTCGTCTGTTCATTTGCCAGCCCTCAGGACCATGAGACTCTCCATCGGTGGATCGTTTCCCATGGACAAGATTTTCTCTGGCTGCCCGCTCCTTGAAGATCTTTATCTCCATTTTAACGTAAGAAACACGCCCAAGATAAATTTTCCTAATTCCTTGAAGAGGCTGGAAGTTCATGGTTGCAAGTTATCTACACCTAGAGAAGTTGAAGTTGAAATAGACGCTCCGGCACTTGAATATCTTACTTTCTTCTTATTTATTGGACTAAGCCAGTTTACTGTCAACAATTTGCACAATGTGAAAGTAGCAGATCTTAATCTCTGTCCTAGAGAATGCCAGGGGGAAGACCATCTCTATTATATACATATGCTTCTAAATGCACTCAACAGAGTAAAAAAGCTCCACCTGCGTAGTTCCACAATAGAG GTTTTGAGTAAGCTGACGATTTCACACATTACACATTTGGTTGACTTGATCTACCATGGAGGGGATGATAGTCTAATTTCTTAG